The following proteins come from a genomic window of Gimesia chilikensis:
- a CDS encoding EF-hand domain-containing protein, whose amino-acid sequence MQRLFPVLALVGLTGFSLSPLSAAPEEESSAQEKVFQQLDKNADGTISADEVPEGKQRFFEFLLRSGDKNKDGQLTKDEFTGGLKKEDQKFEPGGERRFDQGPRFYNRFLSQLDRNGDKKISKDELPEPLRERMEPLFQRLNTDEISLEQMQRMGRMLGNGRPPRPEGANMNSQERAGRFFKSLDTNGDDKLTLDEAPERIRPFLKRLYERAGKDGDAELTREEFMKVMAEFRPAQRPERQSRERSRKPAEEDGEMKRPELQMQERSRPRFGTNFPRSGPAFIRFVDQNGDGKLSKEELQQVNRWFDEVDRNRDGFLDRSEIAGGESRSRQRTRIPLSLQEPKRPAADQPENKSKTEDTEKKAD is encoded by the coding sequence ATGCAACGCTTATTTCCCGTACTGGCTCTCGTCGGTCTGACTGGTTTCTCGCTCAGCCCCCTCTCGGCAGCACCTGAAGAAGAATCATCAGCGCAAGAAAAGGTATTCCAGCAACTGGATAAAAACGCTGATGGCACGATCTCGGCAGATGAAGTTCCTGAAGGGAAGCAGCGCTTCTTTGAGTTTCTCCTGCGTTCAGGCGACAAAAACAAGGATGGTCAACTCACAAAGGACGAGTTTACAGGCGGTCTGAAAAAAGAAGATCAGAAATTCGAGCCCGGCGGAGAACGCCGATTCGATCAGGGGCCCCGATTCTACAACCGCTTCCTGAGTCAGCTGGATCGCAACGGCGACAAAAAGATTTCGAAAGACGAGTTACCCGAGCCGCTACGCGAACGAATGGAACCGCTGTTCCAACGATTAAATACCGACGAAATATCACTCGAACAAATGCAGCGCATGGGACGTATGTTGGGAAACGGACGTCCGCCTCGCCCCGAAGGCGCGAACATGAACTCCCAGGAACGGGCCGGACGTTTTTTTAAGTCTCTGGATACCAACGGTGATGATAAACTGACGCTGGACGAAGCCCCCGAGCGAATTCGTCCCTTCCTTAAACGGCTCTATGAGCGAGCCGGGAAGGACGGTGATGCGGAACTGACCCGGGAAGAATTCATGAAAGTGATGGCGGAATTCCGTCCTGCACAACGTCCCGAACGGCAGAGCAGGGAGCGTAGCCGAAAACCAGCTGAAGAGGATGGTGAAATGAAGCGTCCCGAATTGCAGATGCAGGAACGCTCCCGCCCACGGTTTGGGACAAACTTTCCTCGCTCTGGGCCGGCCTTCATACGTTTCGTTGATCAGAACGGTGACGGAAAACTGAGCAAAGAAGAACTGCAGCAGGTTAACCGCTGGTTTGACGAAGTCGATCGTAACCGGGACGGTTTCCTGGATCGGAGTGAAATTGCAGGTGGGGAATCACGGAGCCGACAGCGCACCCGAATTCCGCTTTCCCTCCAGGAACCCAAACGACCTGCAGCGGATCAACCGGAAAATAAATCCAAAACCGAGGACACAGAGAAAAAAGCAGACTGA